The genomic DNA TGTCTATGAGGTGTTGCCGTTCGACAACACCGTGGCCATCGTCACGCTCACCGGAGACGAGCTGCGGCGCCTGTTGGGGGCCGCCTATGGCGCGGGCAACAGCCTCTTCCAGGAGTCCGGCTTGAAGGTGACGCTCGCGCGGTGCACGGGTCCTCAGCGCTTCAAGGACGCGTCGCTGGCCAATGGCCGGCCGATCGACTCCAAGCGCCTGTACCGGGTGGTGCTGCCCGACTTCCTCGCCCGGGGCGCGGGAGGCCTGGGCGCGGTGCTGTCCCAGGTACCCGCCGAGCGCATCGATCTGGGGCTCGGGCGCGAGTTGCTGCTCCGGGACGCGGTCTCCACCTGGTGGCAGCGCCAGGGCAAGCCCGTGGTGGCCCCCGCTACAGGCCGCATCAGCTACGTGGATGACGGAGCGCCTTGCGCTCCTCGCGAGCGCAACGAACGGCCGTGAGGAAGTGGCGCGCCCCCCGCATGGGCCGCATCATGCGCGCCCGTGTGGGGGGGCGGAACGCACGAGTCCATGCAAGTGGCCGAGATCCCGACGGATCGCCGCGCGGGCCGAAAAATCGGCTTGGGATCAGTTTTCAACTACCCTTTTCCTCCTTAGTCTAGTGAAGGCGCGCCATGAGCCCGACTGCCTCTTGAAGGCAGCGCTCGGGGCGCGCCGGGCTGGAGGAAAAGACATGCTCTACAAAGTGACCCCGATGATGCCGCCGCCGGCCACCAAGGAACCCAAGGCGCGCGAGGCGGGGCAGCCGCGCAAGCGTCGCAAGTCGGCCATCTTCGACGCCGAGGGCCACGAAGTCCTCATCTCGCTGATGTGCCTCAAGTGCCGCACGCTCAAGCCGTTGGCGCAGTTCGGCCTGCGGAAGATGGCGGACGGAGCCATCCGCAACCAGCCTTGGTGCCGCACGTGCCGCTCGGGCGCGGGCAAGCCCAAGGAGAAGGTCGAGGAGAACGTGGTCGCCGCGGTCGCCAACCTCCAGGTGGTTCCGGCGCCCGCCGTTGCCGCGGAAGAGGACGAGGCGCCCGTCGCCCTGGCCTCACAGGGCTGAGCGAGTCGCGGGCGGCTACAGCCGCAGGCCCGCGGGCAGGGTGTCGCCGAGGGCGCGCGCTTCATCCGCGGCCTCGAGCGCCACGACTTCCGTCACCATCCGCACCCACGTGTCCGAGGCCTTCGCCGCGCGCAGGGCCTGGGCCGTGCGCGTGCGCAGCTCGGGGCTCAGGTCGCGCATGCGGTCTCCCGTGAGCCGCGCGAGCTGGGCCGCCGCGAAGGGGGCCCCGTCGATGCGCGACAGGCCCAGCTCCAAGAGCAGCGTGAGCCAGGACTCGGCCACCGCCACGTCCACCACCTTGTGGCCGCTGCCATACAGGGGCACGCGCGCCCCGAGCCGTCCCAGTGCCCACGGCCACGGTCCGCCGCTCTTGTTCTCTTCCTGGAGCCGCGCCGCCATCCACCCGCCCAGCTCCGCCTTGTCCGCGGCCTCCAGGTGCTCGAGCGACGCCGCCGTGCGCACCATCTCGTCCAGGCCCTCGGGCTGAATCCCCTTGAGCTTCGTCTGCGCGGCGGGCGGGTTGAGCGGTACGCGCCGGGCCAGGTGCGGCTTGAGGTAGTCGTACAGCTTGCGCTGCTGCGACTCGTTCAGGCCGCCGGAGACGCGCCGCCACATCACCCAGAACTCCACCCACACGGACTTCTCGGTGTGGTGCTGCACCAGGGGCTCGAAGAGGGAGAAGGTCTGCTCGGCGCGCCAGTGGTCCAACGGGTAGCCGAAGCCCGGCCGCAGCGTGTAGCCCGCGAGGCTGTAGAAGACGCGCTCGTGGTCCGCCGTCCGGCGGCGCTTGGAGGCCCCCGCGAACAGGGAGCTCCACAGCTCGCGCAGCACCGGCACCCGCCACGTCTCGCGGGGGCCCAGCACCTTCTCCAGCGTGCGCGTGAGCTGCTTCACGTCCTTGGGGCCGATGGGCAACGGCTTGTTGCCGTACAGCCGCTCGACGTTGTCCTTCGCCTCGGCGAAGCGCGCGGGCATGGACTCGGTGACGGTGAGCTCGCGCTCGCCGCCCGTGCCCCGCAGCTCGAACTCCAGGCGCCAGCGCTCGTCCGCCACGTTGGACACGGCGAAGAGCTCCAGGGTGCCAATCTCCGTGAGCCCCGCGCGCAGGTGCACGGGCACCTCGGCCGTCTTCGCCGTGGCGCCCTTGAGCACCGTGTGGATGGGGGGCAGGGGCTTGAGCTCGTCCGTGAGCGGCACCACGTCGCCCGGCTTGTCGATGCGATCGCTCGTGGTGGAGTACAGGGTGAACTGCACGGGCCGCCCGAGCGTGAGCGAGAACGGACGCTCGCCGATGTCCGCGTGGTTGCCTTCCTCGAAGCCGCGCGGCACGAGGCACAGCACGGGCTGCTCGGCGCTGTCCGCCGCGCGCTGCAGGGCCACGTAGTACGCGCGCGCCGCGCCTCCGCCGATGCGCAGGCCGTGCCCGCGCCGCACCAGGCCGTAGTAGGCCGCTCCCCGGGCCACGGCGAGCTCCAGGGACTCGTGCCGCAGCAGTGGGATGCGCGGCGCGTGGGGCCACCAGGCGCTCACCGCGTCCACCAACCGCTCGGCGAGCCGGGGCGAGTTGAAGACGCCCCCGTTGAGCAGGATGGCGTCCGGACGGGGCAGGGCGCCGTCGGTGGGGGCCGGCTCGCCCAGGGCCGCGAAGCCCGCCGCCGCGTGTTGCGAGAGGAAGGCCGCCAGGTGCCGGGTGATGGCCGCGTCCTGGGCGTAGGGCAGTCCCAGCTCCTGCAGGGCCATGCGCGAGGCACGCCGGGGCCGCTCCTGGACGCCCACCTGGGGAAAGAAGCCTTCCAGCACGAGGGACTCGGCTTCCTCGCGCGTGAGCTCCGTGGACAGCGCGCCGCCGAGGAGCCGGCTGCCCTCGGCCACGAGCGACACGCCGTAGCGCTCGGGAGGCTCGGCGCCGAGCAGGGCTTCCTTGGCGGTGCGGGCGGCCTGGAGCGCCTGGGTCCACTGGGTGGCGGACAGCCGGCGATTGGCCTCCGGGAAGAGCTTTTCCTCCACGCGCCGGGCGAGCGCGGCGTCCATGTTGTCGCCGCCGAGCATCAGGTGCTCGCCCACCGCGAGCCGGCGGAGGATGGGGCCCTCGGGCGTCACGCCCGCGTGCACGAGGGTGAAGTCCGTGGTGCCGCCGCCCACGTCCACCACGAGCACGAGCCGCACCGTCTCCAGGGACTTGGCCAGCGTGCCGCGGTGGCGCGCGGTGTAGTCGTAGAAGGCGGCCTGGGGCTCCTCCAGGAGGGTGAACTTCTCCAGGCCCGCCCGGCGCGCGGCGCTCACGGTGAGGGCGCGCGCCGCCTCGTCGAAGGAGGCGGGCACGGTGATGACCACTTCCTGCTGGGACAGGGGCTTGTCCGGGTGGGCGTGGTTCCACGCCTGGGCGATGTGCCCGAGCAGGAGGGCGCTGGCCTCCACGGGGGACAGCTT from Melittangium boletus DSM 14713 includes the following:
- a CDS encoding Hsp70 family protein gives rise to the protein MHIVGIDLGTTHCAVASVDPAQGPGAPLRDFPVPQLVRQGEVSARPLLPSCIYVPAGHELAAGTLRLPWGESPQVVGEFARWQGARVPGRVVTSAKSWLCHPGVDRSAPILPWGAPADVAKLSPVEASALLLGHIAQAWNHAHPDKPLSQQEVVITVPASFDEAARALTVSAARRAGLEKFTLLEEPQAAFYDYTARHRGTLAKSLETVRLVLVVDVGGGTTDFTLVHAGVTPEGPILRRLAVGEHLMLGGDNMDAALARRVEEKLFPEANRRLSATQWTQALQAARTAKEALLGAEPPERYGVSLVAEGSRLLGGALSTELTREEAESLVLEGFFPQVGVQERPRRASRMALQELGLPYAQDAAITRHLAAFLSQHAAAGFAALGEPAPTDGALPRPDAILLNGGVFNSPRLAERLVDAVSAWWPHAPRIPLLRHESLELAVARGAAYYGLVRRGHGLRIGGGAARAYYVALQRAADSAEQPVLCLVPRGFEEGNHADIGERPFSLTLGRPVQFTLYSTTSDRIDKPGDVVPLTDELKPLPPIHTVLKGATAKTAEVPVHLRAGLTEIGTLELFAVSNVADERWRLEFELRGTGGERELTVTESMPARFAEAKDNVERLYGNKPLPIGPKDVKQLTRTLEKVLGPRETWRVPVLRELWSSLFAGASKRRRTADHERVFYSLAGYTLRPGFGYPLDHWRAEQTFSLFEPLVQHHTEKSVWVEFWVMWRRVSGGLNESQQRKLYDYLKPHLARRVPLNPPAAQTKLKGIQPEGLDEMVRTAASLEHLEAADKAELGGWMAARLQEENKSGGPWPWALGRLGARVPLYGSGHKVVDVAVAESWLTLLLELGLSRIDGAPFAAAQLARLTGDRMRDLSPELRTRTAQALRAAKASDTWVRMVTEVVALEAADEARALGDTLPAGLRL